A stretch of the Bartonella henselae str. Houston-1 genome encodes the following:
- a CDS encoding invasion associated locus B family protein translates to MKMFKKKFIAAFVMVFISAGATCAQAPNRLDQFEAWGAYSYKSPQKTICYVLSMPLESLPTTVKHGDNFFLVTKRSHSPLSFEPQFMAGYPLKEGSRVTVTIGSKDFDFFTKDSSAWLASPALEKQLVSAMRAGKNMKVSAFSKRGTHTTYIYSLKGVTAALNAAQKCH, encoded by the coding sequence ATGAAGATGTTTAAAAAAAAATTTATTGCTGCATTTGTAATGGTTTTTATTTCTGCTGGAGCAACATGTGCACAAGCGCCAAACCGTCTGGATCAATTTGAGGCATGGGGAGCCTATTCTTATAAATCGCCCCAAAAAACAATTTGCTACGTATTGTCTATGCCTTTAGAGTCACTTCCAACGACGGTTAAGCATGGCGATAATTTCTTTTTAGTTACTAAACGTTCTCATTCACCTCTTTCGTTTGAACCTCAATTCATGGCAGGTTATCCACTTAAAGAAGGGTCAAGAGTTACCGTAACCATTGGAAGTAAAGATTTTGATTTTTTTACTAAGGATTCGTCGGCTTGGTTAGCATCACCAGCACTAGAAAAGCAGCTTGTTTCTGCTATGCGTGCTGGAAAAAATATGAAAGTGAGTGCATTCTCAAAACGGGGAACGCATACGACTTATATTTATTCCTTAAAAGGTGTAACCGCTGCATTAAATGCGGCACAAAAATGCCATTAA
- a CDS encoding class I SAM-dependent methyltransferase, translating to MLAQCFQPNSSGIYPQEKLPLILETGVSPDYALIDSGNGKKLERYGAYRIIRPEGQALWKPALSEKHWANVDAIFTGNRDEEGVGRWYFPKKPLDETWPLSWNGLSFLGRFTSFRHVGVFPEQDAHWRFMEKQIVNATRPIKLLNLFGYTGIASLISARAGANVTHVDASKKAIAWAKANQEKAGLSDRSIRWICDDAVKFVERELRRQKTYDMILLDPPAYGRGPHGEIWQLFDHLPAMITNCRKLLSDEPLAVVLTAYSIRASFYALHTLMRDEFINLGGTVESGELILREKTTGRALSTSLFSRWIA from the coding sequence ATGCTTGCGCAGTGCTTTCAACCAAATTCTAGCGGTATATATCCGCAAGAAAAGTTGCCTCTTATTTTAGAAACAGGTGTGAGTCCAGATTATGCTCTCATCGATTCTGGTAATGGGAAAAAATTGGAACGTTATGGGGCTTACCGTATTATTCGACCAGAAGGTCAAGCATTATGGAAACCAGCTTTATCAGAAAAACATTGGGCTAATGTTGATGCCATTTTTACAGGAAACCGGGATGAAGAAGGAGTTGGTCGTTGGTATTTTCCCAAAAAACCACTTGATGAAACATGGCCACTTTCTTGGAATGGGCTGTCCTTTCTAGGGCGTTTTACTTCTTTTCGTCACGTGGGTGTTTTTCCTGAACAAGATGCTCATTGGCGCTTTATGGAAAAACAAATTGTTAATGCTACACGTCCTATTAAATTGCTCAATCTTTTTGGCTATACAGGTATTGCCTCTTTGATTAGTGCACGTGCGGGTGCAAATGTAACGCATGTTGACGCTTCTAAAAAAGCCATTGCTTGGGCAAAAGCTAATCAAGAAAAAGCAGGATTATCAGATCGCTCTATTCGCTGGATCTGCGATGATGCCGTAAAATTTGTTGAACGCGAACTACGTCGTCAAAAAACTTATGATATGATTCTTCTTGATCCTCCTGCATATGGACGTGGACCTCATGGCGAAATCTGGCAACTGTTTGATCACTTACCCGCAATGATCACAAACTGTCGTAAGCTTTTATCCGATGAACCTCTTGCCGTCGTACTCACAGCCTATTCTATCCGTGCTTCTTTCTATGCACTTCACACTCTCATGCGTGATGAATTTATAAATCTTGGTGGTACAGTCGAATCAGGAGAACTGATCTTGCGTGAAAAAACCACCGGACGCGCTCTTTCTACTTCTCTTTTTAGCCGCTGGATTGCTTGA
- the ptsN gene encoding PTS IIA-like nitrogen regulatory protein PtsN, whose amino-acid sequence MNLSELIAPEAIIPALKANSKKQVLQILAEKAAGLTGLNERVVFDIVLQREKLGSTGLGGGIAIPHGKLPNINRIIGIFARLESPVDFEALDDEPIDLVFLLLAPENAGADHLKALSQIARVLRCSDVVQKLRNTHDANALYALLIQNSTSNAA is encoded by the coding sequence ATGAATTTGAGTGAGTTAATTGCACCTGAAGCTATTATCCCGGCTCTTAAGGCGAATTCGAAGAAACAAGTTCTACAAATTTTAGCCGAAAAAGCTGCTGGATTGACAGGTCTTAATGAGCGTGTGGTTTTTGATATTGTTTTGCAACGTGAAAAACTAGGTTCAACGGGTTTGGGTGGTGGTATTGCGATTCCTCATGGAAAACTGCCTAATATTAATCGAATCATTGGTATTTTTGCACGTCTTGAAAGTCCGGTTGATTTTGAAGCTCTTGATGATGAGCCTATTGATCTTGTTTTTCTCCTTTTGGCGCCTGAAAATGCTGGTGCCGATCATTTAAAAGCATTGTCACAGATTGCGCGCGTTTTGCGTTGTTCTGATGTTGTTCAAAAATTGCGCAATACTCATGATGCCAATGCGCTTTATGCTTTATTGATTCAGAATTCCACATCCAACGCAGCTTGA
- the lptC gene encoding LPS export ABC transporter periplasmic protein LptC — MSLQDHSKIFSTSEELSFGDAFKKASRHSRSISILKFLLPLCALTTALVFCWFTFFFVPVAFDPVISKDEESEMMKLTMLNPKLEGYTRSHEPYWLKAEKAFQDHTRSGVIGLQNITAEAFLGKQRRVFLDAQGGNYDNMNGCLQLDKPFRITTNDGMIAQFMAADINLSEGQLNTDKRVNIRRAGLHLAANALQIREKGQEMYFHGGVHLVFDKQ, encoded by the coding sequence ATGTCCTTACAGGATCATTCTAAAATTTTTTCAACAAGTGAGGAGTTGTCTTTTGGGGATGCTTTTAAAAAAGCATCCCGTCATTCGCGTAGTATTAGCATCTTAAAATTTTTGTTACCTCTCTGTGCATTGACTACAGCGCTGGTTTTTTGTTGGTTTACATTTTTCTTTGTTCCTGTTGCTTTTGATCCTGTAATTTCGAAGGATGAAGAGAGTGAGATGATGAAGTTGACGATGCTCAATCCAAAATTAGAAGGTTACACACGTTCTCATGAACCTTATTGGCTCAAAGCGGAGAAGGCCTTTCAAGATCATACACGTTCTGGAGTGATTGGGCTACAAAACATTACAGCTGAGGCGTTTTTAGGCAAACAAAGACGTGTTTTTCTTGATGCGCAGGGAGGAAATTACGATAATATGAATGGTTGTTTGCAATTAGATAAGCCATTTAGGATTACAACAAATGACGGAATGATTGCCCAGTTTATGGCAGCAGATATTAATTTATCTGAGGGGCAATTAAACACAGATAAACGCGTGAATATTCGGCGTGCAGGTTTGCATCTTGCAGCAAATGCTTTGCAAATCCGAGAAAAAGGGCAAGAAATGTATTTTCATGGTGGAGTCCATTTAGTGTTTGACAAGCAATAA
- a CDS encoding MFS transporter — translation MNEKNSAPPKKFLSADDRSFLLSSRAFAPLFWCQFFSAFNDNFVKNTLVFLIITCSALEYQPSLISLTNGVFSLPYLLFSATGGQLADCFSKAKIARLIKFFTLFIALATAGSLFLSSITLLMFCLFLFSSASALFGPIKYATLPDHMAKSHLPRANAWIETATFIAILLGTLWAGLSFDFQNELQIIPALVIIISAILSWATSCFMPENIPAQSDLIVDCNIIRATKSILKCCIQEKRLLIVSLIVSWFWFIAATLLSIIPILMAFFNYLPNGTIMFLILFSIFGALGSAIAAWLSAERINLLLAAIGTFVFGLVCIDLSIIFNGLDPELKAEKFIDFFSHSKLLRMIFDFALAATSSTFLVVPGFSALQAWAKPHKRARVIAANNILNSAIMVMGAGIITFIQYLGTSVDKIVLILGISSLITAIVLLKYLPTNPLHDFIFIFFRIFFRLEIKGIENFSKVEKSSILAFNHVSFLSTFLALTICEIINLRNPIIVIDVHTAKLWWMRPFIKYINVFPIDLTKSFKNRHFINTIIQKKPLIVFLEKNISVTKDFIKVYEKSAAIIDKAKVVPIKIYGFENSFFSSFSNIHTRRKLFPKITAVIHEPVDFNMI, via the coding sequence ATGAATGAAAAAAATTCTGCTCCTCCGAAAAAGTTTCTAAGTGCAGATGATCGTTCTTTTTTATTAAGTTCGCGCGCTTTTGCACCTCTGTTTTGGTGCCAATTTTTTTCTGCTTTTAATGACAACTTTGTTAAAAATACTTTAGTTTTTCTCATTATCACATGTAGTGCTTTAGAATATCAACCAAGCCTTATTAGCTTAACAAATGGTGTTTTTTCACTTCCTTATCTTTTATTTTCTGCAACAGGAGGCCAATTAGCTGACTGTTTTAGTAAAGCAAAAATTGCTCGCTTGATTAAATTTTTTACTCTCTTTATTGCTTTAGCAACCGCGGGCTCTCTCTTTTTATCTTCCATTACTTTGCTTATGTTCTGTTTATTTCTTTTTAGTTCTGCTTCAGCGCTTTTTGGACCCATTAAGTATGCGACATTACCAGACCATATGGCAAAATCTCACTTACCACGTGCCAATGCATGGATAGAAACAGCAACCTTTATTGCTATTTTATTGGGAACATTATGGGCTGGACTCAGTTTCGATTTTCAAAATGAACTTCAAATTATTCCAGCACTCGTTATAATTATCTCAGCTATACTTTCGTGGGCCACAAGTTGTTTTATGCCAGAAAACATTCCTGCACAATCGGACCTTATTGTTGACTGTAACATCATACGTGCCACCAAATCTATTCTCAAATGCTGTATCCAAGAAAAACGCTTACTGATTGTAAGCCTTATAGTTTCTTGGTTTTGGTTTATAGCTGCCACACTCTTATCTATCATTCCAATACTCATGGCTTTTTTTAATTACCTTCCCAATGGAACTATCATGTTTTTAATATTGTTTTCCATTTTCGGTGCTCTTGGATCTGCAATAGCGGCTTGGCTTTCAGCGGAACGAATTAACTTATTACTAGCGGCTATAGGAACTTTTGTCTTTGGCCTTGTTTGCATAGACTTAAGTATTATTTTTAATGGTCTTGATCCTGAATTAAAAGCTGAAAAGTTTATTGATTTCTTTTCTCACTCAAAATTATTGCGTATGATATTTGATTTCGCCTTGGCAGCAACTTCAAGTACTTTTCTTGTTGTTCCTGGATTTTCTGCACTGCAAGCCTGGGCTAAACCTCATAAACGCGCACGTGTTATTGCTGCCAATAACATTCTCAACTCTGCTATTATGGTTATGGGAGCAGGTATTATCACTTTTATCCAATATCTTGGTACTTCAGTTGATAAAATAGTTCTTATTCTTGGTATTAGCTCTTTAATAACTGCAATCGTTCTACTAAAATATTTGCCTACCAATCCTCTCCACGATTTTATTTTTATTTTTTTTCGCATATTTTTTCGTTTAGAAATCAAAGGAATAGAAAATTTTTCCAAAGTTGAAAAATCCTCCATTTTAGCTTTTAACCATGTATCCTTTCTCAGTACTTTTCTGGCTCTAACTATTTGCGAAATAATAAACTTGCGCAATCCAATTATTGTCATTGACGTTCATACTGCAAAACTTTGGTGGATGCGTCCCTTTATTAAATACATAAATGTTTTTCCTATTGATCTCACAAAATCGTTCAAAAATCGCCATTTTATAAACACCATAATACAAAAGAAACCTCTTATTGTTTTTCTAGAAAAAAATATCTCTGTTACAAAAGACTTTATAAAAGTTTATGAAAAGAGTGCTGCGATTATTGATAAAGCAAAAGTGGTTCCTATTAAAATTTATGGTTTTGAAAACTCTTTTTTTTCAAGTTTTTCTAACATTCACACACGCCGTAAACTTTTTCCTAAAATAACAGCTGTCATCCATGAACCTGTTGATTTTAATATGATATAA
- a CDS encoding endonuclease/exonuclease/phosphatase family protein, protein MTKKLHKQKFFQFAAFIQKKFDSPLFKAIRKRSCHWSDISNHNDNYDLTVASYNVHKCIGVDKVFNPTRIVQVITELQVDILALQEADKRFGERIGLIDLQLLKAETGLIPVPLNTMSPHGHGWHGNALFLRKGHVCDTLQITLPGIEPRGAVIADLEMEVGPIRVIAAHFGLLRHSRNQQTKMLLSLLQKRPLMPTLLIGDFNEWRIGKGSSLNHFAPYFDSTVGTVPSFPSRFPLLALDRILAFPHQLVIRIENHHSPLARIASDHLPIKAYLDLSHAMATLKK, encoded by the coding sequence ATGACAAAAAAGCTTCATAAGCAAAAATTTTTCCAATTTGCAGCATTTATCCAAAAAAAGTTCGATAGTCCCCTTTTTAAGGCCATCCGTAAACGGTCTTGTCATTGGTCAGATATATCCAATCATAATGATAATTATGATCTTACCGTCGCTTCCTATAATGTCCATAAGTGCATAGGTGTTGATAAAGTTTTTAATCCTACTCGAATTGTACAGGTTATTACTGAACTGCAAGTTGACATTCTTGCCCTTCAAGAAGCAGATAAACGTTTTGGTGAACGGATTGGTTTGATTGACCTTCAACTGTTAAAAGCCGAAACAGGTCTGATTCCGGTGCCTTTGAACACTATGTCACCTCATGGTCATGGTTGGCATGGTAATGCTCTTTTTTTACGAAAAGGACATGTATGCGATACTTTACAAATCACGCTGCCCGGTATTGAACCGCGTGGTGCGGTGATTGCAGATCTTGAAATGGAAGTAGGTCCTATTCGTGTTATTGCCGCTCACTTTGGATTATTACGCCATTCTCGCAATCAGCAAACAAAAATGCTCCTCTCACTGCTGCAAAAACGCCCTCTTATGCCTACACTGCTTATTGGGGATTTTAATGAATGGCGGATTGGAAAAGGTTCATCTTTAAACCATTTTGCACCCTATTTTGATAGCACAGTTGGAACCGTACCAAGCTTTCCTTCTCGTTTCCCCCTTCTGGCTCTTGATAGAATTCTTGCTTTCCCTCATCAACTAGTGATACGTATTGAAAATCATCATTCACCGCTTGCACGCATTGCCTCAGATCATTTGCCTATCAAAGCTTATCTTGATCTTTCTCATGCAATGGCTACTCTTAAAAAATAA
- a CDS encoding TrmH family RNA methyltransferase: MCMPKTGKVKEITSLSNPIIKDLKALSQKKNRNREGLFMAEGLKLVIDALNLGWKIQTLIFSKSKISNTAIENTAAHTVANGGLVIKASQKVMESIARRDNPQTVIGIFKQQWQSLEMITGQAEDVYVALDRVRDPGNLGTIIRTADAVGAKGVILIGETTDPFSPETVRATMGSIFSVPLYRFDESAFLNWSTHFKGMIVGTHLKGSIDYRTIDFKNGPVILLMGNEKQGLPDILANCCDKLARIPQSGRADSLNLAVATAIMLYEIRRSYLTLEPRKAAL; this comes from the coding sequence ATGTGTATGCCTAAAACCGGTAAGGTTAAAGAAATTACCTCTCTTAGCAATCCTATCATTAAAGACCTTAAGGCACTTAGCCAGAAAAAAAACCGTAATCGAGAAGGCCTTTTCATGGCAGAAGGGCTTAAATTAGTGATTGATGCTCTCAACCTTGGCTGGAAAATACAAACACTCATTTTTTCTAAAAGCAAAATCAGTAACACTGCTATTGAAAACACCGCTGCACATACTGTAGCCAATGGTGGTCTTGTCATTAAAGCCTCACAAAAGGTCATGGAATCTATCGCACGACGAGATAATCCACAAACAGTTATTGGTATTTTTAAACAACAGTGGCAATCACTTGAAATGATAACAGGACAGGCAGAAGATGTTTATGTCGCACTTGATCGAGTACGTGATCCAGGAAATCTTGGTACCATCATCCGTACTGCTGATGCTGTAGGAGCTAAAGGTGTTATTTTGATCGGCGAAACAACAGATCCTTTTTCACCTGAAACAGTCCGTGCAACAATGGGATCAATTTTCTCCGTACCACTTTATCGTTTTGATGAAAGCGCCTTTTTAAACTGGTCTACACACTTTAAAGGCATGATCGTTGGCACTCATTTAAAGGGATCTATTGATTATCGTACAATTGATTTCAAAAATGGTCCTGTTATCCTTTTAATGGGAAATGAAAAACAAGGTTTACCAGATATTCTTGCAAATTGTTGTGATAAACTAGCACGCATTCCACAAAGTGGACGTGCTGATTCTCTTAATCTCGCAGTAGCAACAGCTATCATGCTTTATGAAATTCGCCGTTCTTATTTAACATTGGAACCACGTAAGGCTGCACTATGA
- a CDS encoding LapA family protein: MTTKRIILAIVLVTITVLLIAFIIANRQIVTLTLDPFRINSENFTYQAPLFIWLFIFFGVGILLSSIIHWFTCRKYKKALKESKAELEKLKISIADMV; this comes from the coding sequence ATGACAACCAAACGTATCATTTTAGCAATTGTTTTGGTAACTATAACAGTTCTCTTAATTGCTTTCATCATTGCTAACCGTCAAATAGTCACATTGACTCTTGACCCTTTTCGAATAAACTCTGAGAATTTTACTTATCAAGCTCCTCTCTTTATATGGCTCTTTATTTTTTTCGGTGTTGGTATTTTACTAAGTAGCATAATTCATTGGTTTACATGCCGTAAATACAAAAAAGCTCTTAAAGAAAGTAAAGCAGAGCTTGAGAAATTAAAAATATCGATCGCTGATATGGTATAA
- the lptB gene encoding LPS export ABC transporter ATP-binding protein produces MFGIKRKKQADGHNFASEALRKRLKGTLIASHLVKFYRGRQVINDVSFGIRTGEAVGILGPNGAGKTTCFYMVTGLIKSDGGSIKIDGFDITHLPMYRRARLGIGYLPQEASIFRGLSVEKNIKAVLEVVEKDRLKRREDLDALLHEFKIDHLRKMPALSLSGGERRRLEIARALASRPNFMLLDEPFAGIDPIAIFDIQQLIRYLTRRGIGVLITDHNVRETLGLVDRAYIIHAGQVLVHGCPNDIINDADVRRIYLGNQFSL; encoded by the coding sequence ATGTTTGGAATCAAAAGAAAAAAACAAGCGGACGGACATAATTTTGCAAGTGAGGCTTTAAGGAAACGCTTAAAAGGAACCTTAATTGCCAGCCATTTGGTTAAATTTTACCGTGGAAGACAGGTTATTAATGATGTTTCTTTCGGCATTCGTACCGGAGAGGCTGTTGGCATTTTAGGTCCCAATGGTGCAGGAAAAACGACTTGTTTTTATATGGTTACAGGTCTTATTAAATCGGATGGTGGGTCCATTAAAATTGATGGATTTGATATCACGCATCTACCAATGTATCGACGTGCTCGTTTAGGTATTGGATATCTTCCTCAGGAAGCATCGATTTTTCGTGGTCTTTCAGTAGAAAAAAATATTAAAGCTGTTTTGGAAGTAGTAGAAAAAGACCGGCTTAAACGACGTGAAGATTTGGATGCCCTTTTGCATGAATTTAAAATTGACCATTTACGCAAGATGCCTGCTCTTTCTTTATCAGGTGGCGAGCGTCGACGACTTGAAATTGCACGTGCTTTAGCTTCTCGCCCCAATTTTATGTTACTTGATGAACCATTTGCAGGAATAGATCCTATTGCTATTTTTGATATTCAGCAGCTTATTCGTTATTTAACTAGGCGTGGGATTGGTGTTTTGATAACGGATCATAATGTGCGTGAGACATTAGGGCTTGTCGATCGTGCTTATATCATTCACGCGGGACAAGTTTTGGTTCATGGTTGTCCTAATGATATTATCAACGACGCTGATGTGCGCAGAATTTATTTAGGAAATCAATTTTCTCTCTGA
- a CDS encoding Bax inhibitor-1/YccA family protein has protein sequence MADFKNSRPASLFHADASIDQGLRSYMLGVYNTMAIGLLITAAAAYAVASLATTTEMSQAAAQISSSVYLTSFGVTFYTSPFSYIIMFAPLVAVLFLSFKINTLSTSTARSLFFGYAALVGLSLSSIILRYTTESIVQTFVISAATFGALSLYGYTTKRDLTAMGSFFFIGLVGLMLSMIVNIFLGSSALQFAISVIGVFIFAGLTAYDTQNIKLMYYEGDANDTQGRKIIMGALNLYLDFINMFVFLLQFLGSNRD, from the coding sequence ATGGCTGATTTCAAAAATTCACGTCCGGCGTCACTCTTTCATGCCGATGCATCAATTGATCAAGGATTGCGCAGCTATATGCTGGGTGTCTATAATACAATGGCCATTGGTTTGCTTATTACAGCTGCGGCCGCTTATGCAGTTGCATCATTAGCAACGACAACGGAAATGAGCCAGGCAGCCGCTCAAATCAGTAGCAGTGTTTATTTAACTTCATTTGGAGTAACATTTTATACATCGCCATTCTCTTACATTATTATGTTTGCACCACTTGTGGCGGTATTATTTCTTAGTTTCAAAATCAATACTTTGAGTACAAGTACAGCCCGTAGCCTCTTTTTTGGTTATGCTGCCCTCGTTGGGCTTTCATTGTCCTCGATCATTCTGCGTTATACAACAGAAAGTATCGTACAAACCTTTGTTATTAGTGCTGCAACTTTTGGTGCTCTTTCACTTTATGGTTACACAACAAAGCGTGATCTCACAGCGATGGGTTCATTCTTTTTTATCGGTTTGGTTGGCTTGATGCTTTCTATGATTGTGAATATCTTTCTCGGATCAAGTGCTTTGCAATTCGCTATCTCTGTGATTGGCGTCTTTATCTTTGCTGGTCTCACAGCTTATGATACGCAAAACATTAAATTGATGTATTATGAAGGAGATGCAAATGACACCCAAGGACGTAAGATTATTATGGGTGCGTTAAATCTTTACCTTGATTTCATTAATATGTTTGTCTTCTTGCTGCAATTTCTTGGTTCGAACCGTGATTGA
- a CDS encoding LptA/OstA family protein: MKPRRSYKKWMGITLALSLGMLGLGAVSGYAEVAHFGIHLSDDKEPVELYANSLEIRDKEGIALFNGDVSVIQGEHLLRTAKLVVYYDKTRKEADKNQGNTKTALSTWFGSTGIKKMEALGKVYIKIATQIATGDKGVYDGKSKMMSLTGKNVVLTNGDNVATGCKLTADMKSGKAFLEGCKTSEKKGRVSIIFKQSQKNSH, encoded by the coding sequence ATGAAGCCGAGGAGATCATACAAAAAATGGATGGGTATCACTCTGGCTTTGAGCTTAGGAATGTTAGGACTTGGAGCCGTTTCTGGATATGCTGAAGTGGCCCATTTTGGAATTCATTTATCAGATGACAAAGAACCGGTGGAACTTTATGCCAATTCTTTAGAAATACGTGATAAAGAAGGGATAGCGCTTTTTAATGGTGATGTTTCAGTGATTCAAGGAGAGCATCTTCTGCGGACAGCAAAATTAGTTGTTTACTACGATAAGACGCGTAAAGAAGCTGATAAGAATCAAGGAAATACAAAAACAGCATTGTCGACTTGGTTCGGTTCGACGGGTATTAAGAAAATGGAAGCTTTAGGAAAGGTTTATATAAAAATTGCTACGCAAATTGCTACGGGTGATAAAGGCGTTTATGATGGAAAGTCAAAAATGATGAGCTTGACAGGAAAGAATGTCGTATTAACCAATGGTGATAATGTGGCAACTGGATGCAAACTAACAGCAGATATGAAAAGTGGAAAGGCTTTTTTAGAAGGTTGTAAGACGTCTGAAAAAAAGGGTCGCGTTTCTATCATTTTTAAACAAAGTCAAAAGAATAGCCATTAA
- the lspA gene encoding signal peptidase II has product MTRKSFPFFLLGLILTVGIDQAVKYWVMHNIPLGTETPLLPFLSLYHVRNSGIAFSFFSSFSHWGLIFLTLIILIFLLWLWKNTQYNKSLTRFGFTLIIGGAIGNLIDRICFYYVIDYILFYINDVFYFAVFNLADTFITLGVIAIIIEELLSWIKRKSTFSE; this is encoded by the coding sequence ATGACACGCAAATCATTTCCTTTTTTTCTTCTTGGTTTAATTCTTACAGTAGGGATTGATCAAGCAGTTAAATACTGGGTTATGCACAATATACCCCTCGGAACAGAGACCCCGCTTTTACCTTTTCTTTCTCTCTACCATGTACGCAATTCTGGTATCGCATTTTCTTTTTTTTCTTCTTTTTCTCATTGGGGACTTATTTTCCTCACACTCATCATTCTTATTTTCCTTTTATGGTTATGGAAAAATACCCAATACAATAAATCTCTAACACGTTTCGGTTTTACCCTTATTATTGGTGGTGCAATCGGTAATCTTATTGACCGAATCTGTTTCTATTATGTTATTGATTATATACTCTTTTATATTAATGATGTCTTTTATTTTGCCGTTTTCAATCTTGCAGATACTTTTATCACACTTGGTGTTATTGCAATCATTATTGAAGAATTGCTTAGCTGGATTAAAAGAAAGAGTACTTTTTCTGAATAA
- the ihfB gene encoding integration host factor subunit beta, with protein sequence MVKSELVQIIARHNPHLFQRDVENIVNAIFEEISTALVNGNRVELRGFGAFSVKSRSARNGRNPRTGEAVMVEEKWIPFFKTGKDLRDRLNQ encoded by the coding sequence TTGGTTAAATCAGAGCTTGTGCAAATTATTGCCCGTCATAACCCACATCTTTTTCAACGAGATGTGGAAAATATTGTGAACGCTATTTTTGAAGAAATTTCAACAGCACTCGTCAATGGCAATCGCGTTGAACTTCGCGGTTTTGGAGCTTTTTCTGTCAAAAGCCGCTCAGCCCGCAATGGTCGTAATCCACGTACAGGTGAAGCCGTTATGGTTGAAGAAAAATGGATTCCTTTCTTCAAAACAGGGAAAGATTTGCGTGATCGGCTTAATCAATGA